The following are encoded together in the Pseudoalteromonas ruthenica genome:
- a CDS encoding ATP-binding protein: MKQAFILRGLPGSGKTHYAQSLADDLVAGDASQYFICSTDDFFVQDGHYQFDKHKLPEYHNLNLARYIKALAEGIPLVIVDNTNIKKWEFIAYIEAAHALGYQVKEVIVGEVKDKAMQHLYAQRNTHKVALRTIAKMAYQFEW, translated from the coding sequence ATGAAACAAGCTTTTATCCTACGCGGCTTGCCAGGTAGTGGTAAAACCCACTATGCGCAGAGCCTTGCCGACGACCTCGTTGCCGGCGATGCTAGCCAATACTTTATTTGCAGTACCGACGATTTCTTCGTGCAAGATGGCCACTATCAATTTGATAAGCACAAGTTACCTGAATATCACAATCTTAATTTAGCCCGTTATATTAAAGCGCTCGCGGAGGGCATTCCGTTAGTGATTGTTGATAACACCAATATCAAAAAATGGGAATTTATCGCCTACATTGAAGCTGCGCATGCGCTCGGTTATCAAGTCAAAGAGGTGATCGTTGGCGAGGTAAAAGACAAAGCAATGCAACACCTTTATGCTCAGCGCAACACCCACAAAGTAGCACTGCGGACGATAGCGAAAATGGCCTATCAATTTGAGTGGTAA
- a CDS encoding phosphate-starvation-inducible PsiE family protein: MSNKQVEHDTQKPKLAHELHQELPVDHPDAFFRMLHKVIRFAICVLALCMVAVILWGVGDVMYIIYERLMQPPYFLLDVNDIFYTFGGFMAVLIAVEIFINIRMYLGSNVFPVKLVVATALMAIARKVIILDFDTLTPLYLIGIAATTLALGITYWLLGKAPNDDYDH; this comes from the coding sequence ATGAGTAACAAGCAAGTAGAGCATGACACCCAAAAACCTAAACTAGCGCACGAGCTCCACCAAGAACTTCCGGTTGATCATCCCGATGCGTTTTTTCGCATGCTACACAAAGTGATTCGCTTTGCTATTTGTGTTTTAGCCCTGTGTATGGTGGCAGTTATACTCTGGGGGGTCGGTGATGTTATGTACATTATCTACGAGCGATTAATGCAGCCACCTTACTTTTTACTAGATGTCAATGACATCTTTTATACCTTTGGTGGCTTTATGGCTGTGTTGATAGCGGTGGAAATATTTATCAACATTAGGATGTATCTAGGCAGCAACGTGTTTCCTGTCAAGCTTGTCGTCGCGACTGCTTTGATGGCTATCGCTCGTAAAGTGATCATCCTTGATTTTGATACCCTCACCCCGCTTTACCTGATAGGTATCGCCGCCACAACTTTAGCGCTGGGGATAACCTACTGGCTTTTGGGCAAAGCGCCCAATGATGATTATGACCATTAG
- a CDS encoding KamA family radical SAM protein, translated as MQQTVQIQPAETFVPPRFTVYQHRQIDKIEALHQLPEHMRFEMKVVASVFPFRVNNFVIEELIDWDKVPNDPVFQLTFPQRGMLDDESYEQMAALHRTDPTAEQVMELAQQIRNKLNPHPAGQMEKNVPELDGERVEGIQHKYKETVLFFPAQGQYCHSYCTFCFRWAQFVGKATRFNNNDADLLHNYLREHKEVTDLLVTGGDPMVMRTVKLRGYLEKLKDPEFDHIRTIRIGTKSLTFWPFRYLTDPDAQDLLALIKELVDAGKHVSIMAHINHKQELRTAATREAIALLRKTGAQIRTQAPLLNNINTDPNMWAEMWKEQTQLGMIPYYMFIERDTGAKRYFELPLYKTWETFREAYKQVSGVSRTVRGPSMSAGPGKVEVSGVSEIAGEKVFVLRFIQARNPDWVQRPFFTKYDENATWLNDLKPAFGEEKFFWEDEYNAM; from the coding sequence ATGCAGCAAACCGTTCAAATACAGCCAGCGGAAACCTTTGTCCCGCCTAGGTTTACCGTGTATCAACACCGTCAAATTGATAAAATTGAAGCCCTACACCAACTACCAGAGCATATGCGCTTTGAGATGAAGGTCGTGGCCAGTGTATTCCCATTCCGCGTAAATAACTTTGTAATTGAAGAATTGATTGATTGGGATAAAGTTCCCAATGATCCGGTATTCCAACTTACGTTCCCTCAGCGTGGTATGTTAGATGACGAGTCGTACGAGCAAATGGCTGCGCTGCATAGAACGGACCCAACCGCTGAACAGGTAATGGAACTGGCACAACAGATCCGTAACAAGCTGAACCCGCACCCTGCCGGGCAAATGGAAAAGAATGTGCCCGAGCTCGATGGTGAGCGCGTTGAAGGCATTCAACACAAATACAAAGAAACCGTGTTATTCTTTCCAGCACAAGGACAATATTGTCACTCTTACTGTACTTTCTGCTTCCGCTGGGCGCAGTTTGTTGGTAAAGCGACACGATTCAATAACAACGATGCGGACTTATTGCATAACTATCTGCGTGAGCACAAAGAGGTTACCGATCTACTCGTAACCGGCGGCGACCCAATGGTGATGCGTACCGTTAAACTTCGTGGCTATCTTGAAAAGCTTAAAGATCCCGAATTTGACCATATTCGCACCATCCGTATCGGCACCAAGTCACTGACTTTCTGGCCATTCCGTTATTTAACCGATCCTGATGCGCAAGACTTGCTCGCCTTAATTAAAGAGCTCGTGGATGCAGGCAAGCACGTTTCTATTATGGCTCACATCAACCATAAGCAAGAGCTGCGCACCGCCGCCACACGCGAAGCGATTGCCCTATTGCGTAAAACCGGCGCGCAAATCCGTACTCAAGCACCACTCCTTAATAACATTAATACCGACCCTAATATGTGGGCGGAAATGTGGAAAGAGCAAACGCAGCTAGGGATGATCCCGTACTACATGTTTATTGAACGTGATACCGGGGCCAAGCGTTACTTTGAATTGCCCCTGTATAAAACTTGGGAAACCTTCCGCGAGGCTTATAAACAGGTATCCGGCGTCAGTCGTACCGTGCGCGGCCCGTCTATGAGTGCAGGTCCAGGAAAGGTAGAAGTATCTGGTGTCAGCGAGATTGCCGGTGAAAAGGTCTTCGTACTGCGCTTTATTCAAGCTCGCAACCCAGATTGGGTGCAGCGTCCTTTCTTTACCAAGTATGACGAGAATGCTACATGGCTTAATGACTTAAAGCCGGCATTTGGCGAAGAAAAGTTCTTCTGGGAAGACGAATACAACGCCATGTAA
- the bioA gene encoding adenosylmethionine--8-amino-7-oxononanoate transaminase, producing MSNNYTHIDTEFDREHIWHPYTSMLNPLPNYPVTHAEGTRIYLQSGEALIDGMASWWSALHGYNHPQLNEALQSQSNNMSHVMFGGITHAPAVELCKKLVAMTPKALDKVFLADGGSVSVEVAIKMAVQYWYSQGHKQKHKLMTPQKGYHGDTFAAMSVCDPVNSMHSMYRGFLPEQIFVPPPRSRFNERFDPEEAHTLEQYFDKHHHEVAAFIIEPIVQNAGGMNFYHPDYLKTVRQLCDRYEILLICDEIATGFGRTGTLFAVEHADIAPDIMCVGKALTGGYMTLAATLTTSHVARGICEGEAGVLMHGPTFMGNPLACAVANKSLELLLDNNWQGQINDIHHWLGALERCRELAAVVDVRRLGAIGVVELNSAVDVAKIQRFFVSQGVWIRPFGKLIYLMPPFVSSENDIQRLATAIYDAIAQGHY from the coding sequence ATGAGCAATAATTATACACATATCGACACTGAGTTTGATCGTGAGCACATTTGGCACCCCTACACATCAATGCTCAACCCTCTTCCCAATTATCCCGTTACCCATGCTGAGGGAACCCGCATTTATCTACAAAGTGGCGAAGCCTTAATTGATGGTATGGCATCATGGTGGAGTGCCCTGCACGGCTACAATCACCCCCAGTTAAATGAAGCGCTGCAAAGCCAAAGCAACAATATGAGCCATGTTATGTTTGGCGGTATCACTCACGCGCCAGCAGTTGAACTGTGTAAAAAGTTAGTGGCGATGACCCCCAAAGCGCTCGACAAGGTGTTTCTTGCCGATGGCGGCTCAGTAAGTGTGGAAGTGGCGATAAAAATGGCAGTGCAATATTGGTATAGCCAAGGCCATAAACAAAAGCATAAACTTATGACCCCGCAAAAGGGCTATCACGGCGATACCTTTGCCGCTATGAGTGTGTGCGACCCGGTCAACTCAATGCACAGTATGTATCGCGGATTTTTACCCGAACAAATCTTTGTGCCGCCACCCCGTAGCCGTTTTAATGAACGCTTCGACCCTGAAGAGGCGCACACCCTAGAGCAATACTTTGATAAACATCATCATGAAGTGGCGGCTTTTATCATTGAGCCGATTGTCCAAAATGCCGGCGGTATGAACTTTTATCATCCCGACTATTTAAAAACCGTGCGCCAGTTGTGCGACCGCTATGAGATATTGCTTATTTGCGACGAAATTGCCACTGGCTTTGGCCGCACCGGTACCTTGTTCGCTGTTGAACATGCCGATATAGCTCCAGACATTATGTGTGTGGGGAAAGCACTTACCGGTGGCTATATGACCTTAGCCGCGACACTGACCACGAGTCATGTAGCACGCGGTATTTGCGAAGGCGAAGCAGGCGTTTTGATGCATGGCCCCACCTTTATGGGTAACCCGCTGGCCTGCGCCGTGGCCAACAAAAGTCTCGAATTGTTGCTCGATAATAATTGGCAAGGGCAAATAAACGATATTCATCATTGGCTTGGTGCCTTAGAGCGCTGCCGCGAATTAGCCGCCGTGGTTGATGTACGCCGCCTTGGCGCCATTGGTGTAGTTGAGCTCAATAGTGCTGTGGATGTCGCCAAGATACAGCGGTTTTTTGTCAGCCAAGGAGTGTGGATCCGCCCCTTTGGTAAATTGATTTATCTTATGCCGCCTTTTGTTAGCAGCGAAAACGACATTCAGCGCTTAGCCACGGCAATATACGATGCTATTGCTCAGGGTCACTACTAA
- the bioB gene encoding biotin synthase BioB, giving the protein MEQAEIRHNWTHEQVKALFDMPFNDLLFKAASIHRQHFNPNEVQISTLLSIKTGACPEDCKYCPQSGHYKTDLERERLMEVEKVVEQARAAKSKGATRFCMGAAWSDPKDRDMPYIERMVREVKELGLETCMTLGKLDNDKAKQLRGAGLDYYNHNLDTSPEYYEQIITTRTYQDRLDTLDHVRDAGMKVCSGGIIGMGEQASDRYGLLIQLANLPKQPESVPINMLVKVKGTPLENVDDLDQFEFIRTIAVARIMMPKSYVRLSAGRTAMNEQMQSMCFFAGANSIFYGDKLLTTDNPEADADMNLIRKLGMRPEQAQDYSDEAYEASLSSAIADKKTSELFYEAP; this is encoded by the coding sequence ATGGAACAGGCCGAAATCCGTCATAACTGGACGCACGAACAAGTTAAAGCCCTTTTTGACATGCCATTTAATGATTTGCTGTTCAAAGCGGCAAGCATTCACCGTCAACACTTTAACCCCAACGAAGTGCAAATTTCGACTTTATTATCGATTAAAACCGGCGCCTGCCCAGAAGATTGTAAATATTGCCCTCAGTCAGGGCACTATAAAACCGACCTCGAGCGTGAGCGCTTGATGGAAGTAGAAAAAGTGGTGGAGCAGGCCAGGGCCGCCAAGTCAAAAGGTGCGACCCGTTTTTGCATGGGTGCAGCATGGTCAGACCCTAAAGACCGCGATATGCCCTACATTGAGCGCATGGTCCGAGAAGTAAAAGAGCTGGGTTTAGAAACCTGCATGACACTGGGCAAGCTTGATAACGATAAAGCCAAGCAGCTGCGCGGGGCGGGGTTAGACTACTATAACCATAACCTTGATACTTCACCTGAATACTATGAGCAGATTATCACGACGCGCACTTACCAAGACCGTTTAGACACACTGGATCATGTGCGTGATGCCGGCATGAAGGTATGCTCCGGTGGCATTATCGGTATGGGAGAGCAGGCTTCTGATCGCTACGGCCTACTGATCCAGCTGGCTAACTTGCCTAAGCAACCGGAAAGTGTGCCGATTAATATGCTGGTTAAGGTCAAGGGCACGCCTTTAGAAAACGTCGATGATTTAGACCAGTTCGAATTCATTCGCACTATTGCTGTGGCGCGTATCATGATGCCGAAAAGCTACGTGCGTTTATCAGCAGGGCGCACGGCAATGAATGAGCAGATGCAAAGCATGTGTTTCTTTGCCGGAGCAAATTCCATCTTCTATGGTGATAAACTGCTGACCACCGACAACCCTGAAGCCGATGCCGATATGAACCTTATTCGCAAACTGGGGATGCGCCCAGAGCAGGCTCAGGATTACTCAGACGAGGCCTATGAAGCGTCATTGAGCTCAGCTATCGCTGATAAGAAAACCTCAGAGCTGTTTTACGAAGCACCCTAA
- a CDS encoding aminotransferase class I/II-fold pyridoxal phosphate-dependent enzyme: protein MAFEYIDNVLEGAKEQHLLRQRVVVDDICARTLAVDGRRYLNFASNDYLALGDRPLPPLKGRSGGHSSPLVTGYSREQAELEQRFCALYGFESALLFASGFSANASVLKALFAQAREGLIVQDKLNHASLVDGGLAANAQMQRFNHNNMAHLDARLGKSKAHHKLVVSEGVFSMDGDCAPLEQLRSQCEKHRAWLMLDDAHGFGVLGGGKGSAAVLKPDILVLTFGKALAANGAIVLASNKVIDLLLQSNRDYTYSTALSALQCEVIDERLTQLLAADAERQHLSALIDYFKSQCAAAHLALMPSDTPIQPLIVGDSESALMMQNQLREKGIWLSAIRPPTVAHNTARLRITLTAAHTEQDIDTLVSALEQCR, encoded by the coding sequence ATGGCGTTTGAATACATTGATAATGTGCTCGAGGGTGCCAAAGAGCAGCACTTACTGCGCCAGCGCGTGGTAGTCGATGACATTTGTGCGCGCACCTTGGCCGTGGATGGTCGACGCTATTTAAATTTTGCGTCCAATGACTATCTTGCTTTAGGCGATCGGCCGCTGCCGCCATTGAAAGGGCGCAGTGGCGGGCACAGTTCGCCGTTGGTTACTGGTTACAGTCGTGAGCAAGCAGAGCTGGAGCAACGTTTTTGTGCACTTTATGGCTTTGAGTCAGCGCTGCTGTTTGCCAGCGGTTTCAGTGCTAATGCCAGTGTGCTGAAAGCCTTGTTTGCTCAAGCCCGGGAAGGCTTGATTGTGCAAGACAAACTGAATCATGCCAGTTTAGTCGATGGCGGCCTTGCGGCAAACGCACAGATGCAGCGCTTTAATCACAATAATATGGCGCATCTGGATGCGCGCTTGGGTAAATCCAAAGCCCACCATAAACTGGTAGTAAGCGAGGGCGTGTTCTCGATGGATGGGGACTGCGCGCCGCTTGAACAGCTACGCAGTCAGTGTGAGAAGCACCGGGCCTGGTTAATGCTTGATGATGCCCATGGGTTTGGGGTGCTCGGTGGAGGCAAAGGCAGCGCTGCGGTGCTTAAGCCTGATATTTTAGTGCTCACCTTTGGTAAAGCGCTGGCTGCCAACGGGGCTATCGTACTAGCTAGCAACAAAGTCATCGATTTGCTGCTGCAAAGTAATCGCGATTACACCTATTCCACGGCACTGTCCGCTTTGCAATGTGAGGTGATTGACGAGCGACTGACGCAGTTGTTGGCGGCCGACGCCGAGCGCCAACATTTATCTGCACTGATTGATTACTTTAAAAGCCAATGTGCGGCGGCTCATTTAGCACTGATGCCCTCAGATACACCGATACAGCCGTTGATCGTCGGCGATAGTGAATCAGCGTTGATGATGCAAAATCAACTTCGTGAAAAAGGCATATGGCTTAGTGCCATACGACCGCCCACTGTGGCCCACAATACTGCGCGTTTGCGTATCACCTTAACGGCGGCTCATACTGAGCAAGATATCGACACCTTAGTCAGCGCCTTGGAGCAATGCCGATGA
- a CDS encoding methyltransferase domain-containing protein, with translation MSAALKLTTQRQFSKAATNYQQHARVQAASSTVLLDHIGARHLGVCLDLGAGPGVNSHALSVRAQQLVSLDLSESMLQCARTLGGDDNQVVCADMDMLPIHSAAIDTVFSNFAMQWSADLAALLCELHRILTANGRAYIAVVSEGSLEEVKAAFAMAGVPAINQFIRVGDLIIAAKQAGFKVQWQHQARLFDRFDSAKQALKSLSAIGANSCEHGHRHLSKNQYMQILNHLQGSQPGVELSYNVAFLELIK, from the coding sequence ATGAGTGCGGCATTAAAACTTACTACCCAGCGGCAATTCTCCAAAGCGGCAACGAATTATCAGCAGCATGCGCGAGTGCAAGCCGCGAGCAGTACTGTTTTGTTAGACCACATTGGCGCCAGACATTTGGGTGTATGTTTAGACTTAGGCGCGGGTCCCGGCGTGAATAGCCATGCGCTCAGTGTCAGGGCACAGCAGTTAGTGTCCCTTGATTTATCAGAATCCATGCTACAGTGTGCACGAACCTTAGGTGGCGATGACAATCAGGTAGTGTGCGCAGATATGGACATGCTACCAATACACAGTGCAGCGATAGACACTGTCTTTAGTAACTTTGCGATGCAATGGTCTGCTGATTTAGCTGCCTTACTTTGCGAGTTACACCGTATTTTAACGGCGAATGGGCGGGCATATATTGCCGTGGTGAGCGAGGGTTCCCTTGAGGAAGTGAAAGCTGCTTTTGCCATGGCAGGGGTGCCAGCCATTAACCAATTTATACGTGTTGGCGATTTGATCATAGCGGCTAAGCAAGCTGGGTTTAAGGTGCAATGGCAGCATCAAGCAAGGCTATTTGATCGCTTTGACAGTGCTAAACAGGCGTTAAAAAGTTTATCGGCTATTGGTGCCAATAGCTGTGAGCATGGCCACCGTCACTTATCGAAAAATCAGTATATGCAGATTCTCAACCATTTACAGGGATCGCAGCCGGGCGTGGAGTTAAGCTACAACGTCGCATTTTTGGAGCTCATTAAATGA
- the bioD gene encoding dethiobiotin synthase, producing the protein MKQFFVTATDTDAGKTHVTSLLLKLAVQHKKKAAGFKPIAAGAEEAFGRLVNTDALTLIESGNTNVLYEQVNPFIFAPPIAPHIAAAQQGEHISVSKVRSAYDEFKSCGADILITEGAGGWLLPINDTELLSDWVLAEQLPVILVVGMKLGCLNHALLTMEVLAHQGVHVAGWIANQVDPQMQEYDANLATLKARLPAPFLGESPYTEHTPKLKIHRALMELFELG; encoded by the coding sequence ATGAAACAATTTTTTGTTACCGCAACCGATACCGATGCAGGTAAAACCCATGTCACCAGCTTGCTACTGAAACTCGCTGTACAGCATAAAAAGAAGGCGGCCGGGTTTAAGCCCATCGCCGCTGGTGCTGAGGAGGCGTTTGGCCGACTGGTCAATACCGATGCACTGACACTCATCGAAAGCGGCAACACCAATGTGCTCTATGAGCAAGTAAATCCGTTTATTTTTGCGCCACCGATTGCACCTCATATTGCCGCTGCGCAGCAAGGTGAACATATTAGCGTTAGCAAGGTACGCAGCGCGTACGACGAGTTTAAAAGTTGCGGTGCCGATATTCTCATTACCGAAGGCGCCGGAGGTTGGCTATTACCCATTAATGACACGGAGCTGTTAAGTGATTGGGTGCTTGCTGAGCAGCTGCCAGTCATTTTAGTGGTGGGTATGAAACTCGGTTGCCTCAACCATGCATTGTTAACGATGGAAGTGCTGGCGCATCAAGGTGTACACGTCGCTGGGTGGATAGCCAACCAAGTGGATCCACAGATGCAGGAATACGATGCCAATTTAGCCACCTTGAAAGCAAGGCTGCCAGCCCCATTTCTCGGAGAAAGCCCTTATACCGAGCACACACCAAAGCTAAAAATCCACCGCGCTCTTAT